A stretch of Mucilaginibacter terrae DNA encodes these proteins:
- the istA gene encoding IS21 family transposase: protein MSKIRKILKLYSQQRPLMSIAAQVDASRNTVKKYVSAFKASGCTFEEVNSLNDKELEDFFGKTREQPPSSRMQSMLRCFPHVDKELKRTGMTRYMLWEAYIKEFPDGYRYSQFCFYYNQWKARVNPTMHMDHKAGDKLYVDFAGEKMNLTDKDTGEIISVEVFVAILGASQLTYAEAVMSQQKEDFIAACENTLHFIGGVPAAIVPDNLKAAVTKSSRYEPTLNETFEDFAEHYGTTILPARAYRPRDKALVEGAVKILYSKVYAPLNKQTYHSLADLNAAIWEALEVHNTQFLKGRNYSRRLQFEEVERHTLTPLPVMRYQFKQHFYAKVIKNGHVNLGPDKHYYSVPYRYIGKRVKLLYSRTTVEIFSNYERIALHKRNKNPYGYTTDKEHLATTHRFKADWSPDMFLDWAASIHEDVRLYILKILDRKQHPEQAYKSCLGVLGFAKKAGNERLIVACQRALSYGIYNYKTIQTILENNMDSYEESLFADELPMPSHNNIRGDYK from the coding sequence ATGAGTAAGATAAGAAAGATCTTAAAGTTGTACAGCCAGCAGCGTCCTCTAATGAGCATAGCTGCCCAGGTTGACGCATCCCGAAACACCGTAAAGAAGTACGTATCCGCCTTTAAGGCCAGCGGCTGCACGTTTGAAGAAGTCAATTCCCTGAACGACAAAGAGCTGGAAGACTTTTTTGGCAAGACCAGAGAGCAGCCACCCAGCAGCCGTATGCAGTCCATGCTACGGTGCTTCCCCCACGTAGATAAAGAACTGAAGCGTACCGGCATGACCCGCTATATGCTGTGGGAGGCCTATATCAAAGAGTTTCCTGATGGCTACAGGTACAGCCAGTTCTGCTTTTACTACAACCAATGGAAGGCCAGGGTCAATCCAACCATGCACATGGATCACAAAGCCGGAGATAAGCTGTATGTGGATTTTGCTGGTGAAAAGATGAACCTTACCGATAAGGATACCGGTGAGATCATATCAGTAGAAGTCTTTGTAGCCATACTAGGTGCCAGCCAGCTTACTTATGCAGAGGCTGTTATGAGCCAGCAAAAGGAAGACTTTATTGCCGCCTGCGAGAATACCCTGCACTTTATCGGCGGCGTACCCGCCGCCATTGTGCCGGATAACCTCAAAGCTGCCGTAACCAAAAGCAGCCGCTATGAGCCTACCCTGAATGAGACTTTTGAGGACTTTGCCGAACATTACGGTACCACCATCTTACCTGCGCGGGCGTACCGCCCGCGTGATAAAGCGCTGGTGGAAGGTGCTGTTAAGATCCTTTATAGCAAGGTCTATGCACCTTTAAACAAACAAACCTATCATTCTCTTGCAGACCTCAATGCAGCGATATGGGAAGCCCTGGAGGTGCATAACACCCAGTTCCTCAAAGGACGTAACTATAGCCGCAGGCTTCAGTTCGAGGAAGTAGAAAGGCATACACTCACCCCGCTTCCGGTCATGCGCTACCAGTTCAAACAGCACTTCTATGCCAAAGTGATCAAGAACGGGCATGTTAACCTGGGCCCTGATAAACACTACTACAGCGTTCCTTACCGCTACATCGGTAAACGGGTAAAGCTTTTATACTCACGCACAACCGTAGAGATCTTTTCTAACTATGAGCGGATCGCGCTGCACAAACGCAATAAGAATCCTTACGGCTATACGACAGATAAAGAGCACTTGGCCACCACACACCGCTTTAAGGCGGACTGGTCACCTGATATGTTCCTGGACTGGGCGGCCTCGATCCATGAGGATGTCAGGCTGTATATCCTGAAGATACTGGACCGCAAGCAGCACCCGGAACAGGCCTACAAGTCCTGCCTGGGGGTATTGGGCTTTGCCAAGAAAGCGGGTAACGAGCGCCTGATCGTCGCCTGCCAGCGTGCTTTAAGCTATGGCATTTACAACTATAAAACCATACAAACTATCCTGGAGAACAACATGGACAGCTATGAAGAAAGCCTGTTCGCAGACGAGCTGCCTATGCCCAGCCACAATAATATTAGAGGGGATTACAAATAA
- the der gene encoding ribosome biogenesis GTPase Der → MSNIVAIVGRPNVGKSTLYNRLTESRKAIVDDFSGVTRDRHYGIAEWVGRSFNVIDTGGYVANSDDVFEVAIREQVVIAIEEATCILFVVDVTTGITDLDDEIADILRKGKKPVFVVVNKVDNNAQQSDATEFYSLGLGDIYNISSMTGSGTGELLDEVIKTFDEEPAEENTLPKYAIVGRPNVGKSSIINALIGQERNIVTPIAGTTRDSIHIHYNRYGHEFMLIDTAGLRKKTKVKENIEFYSVMRTIKALEEADVIILMIDAQEGLESQDINIFHLAEKNKKGIILVVNKWDLIEKNNKTIKVFEEQIREKIAPFTDVPIVFTSVLEKQRLLKVIETAADVYKNRAKKIPTSKLNDVMLPIIEHYPPPALKGKHVKIKYVTQINGTSPMFAFFCNLPQYIKEPYKRYIENQLRENFDFSGVPIQIFFRQK, encoded by the coding sequence ATGAGTAACATAGTAGCTATTGTGGGCCGCCCTAACGTAGGCAAATCCACTTTATATAACAGGCTTACCGAAAGCCGCAAGGCCATAGTTGACGATTTTAGCGGCGTTACGCGCGATCGCCATTACGGCATTGCCGAGTGGGTTGGTCGCAGCTTTAACGTAATTGATACCGGGGGCTACGTAGCCAATTCTGACGATGTTTTTGAAGTAGCCATACGCGAGCAGGTAGTTATTGCCATTGAAGAGGCAACCTGCATTTTATTTGTGGTTGATGTAACCACCGGCATAACCGACCTTGACGATGAAATTGCCGATATACTCCGCAAAGGCAAAAAGCCGGTATTTGTGGTGGTAAACAAGGTAGATAACAACGCACAGCAGTCAGACGCTACTGAATTTTATTCATTAGGCTTAGGCGATATTTACAATATTTCATCCATGACAGGTTCGGGTACAGGTGAGTTGCTCGACGAGGTGATCAAAACCTTCGACGAAGAACCTGCCGAAGAAAACACCCTGCCTAAGTATGCCATTGTTGGCCGCCCTAACGTGGGTAAATCCTCTATCATCAATGCTCTTATTGGCCAGGAACGTAATATTGTTACGCCTATTGCCGGTACCACGCGCGATTCGATACACATACACTACAACCGTTACGGCCACGAGTTTATGCTGATTGATACCGCCGGTTTACGCAAAAAAACCAAGGTAAAAGAGAACATCGAGTTTTACTCGGTAATGCGTACCATCAAGGCCCTCGAAGAAGCCGACGTGATCATCCTCATGATCGATGCACAAGAAGGTCTCGAATCGCAGGATATTAATATTTTCCACCTGGCCGAAAAGAATAAAAAAGGTATTATCCTGGTAGTAAACAAGTGGGATTTGATCGAAAAGAACAATAAGACGATCAAGGTTTTTGAAGAGCAGATACGCGAGAAGATAGCACCATTTACCGATGTGCCTATCGTGTTCACTTCGGTGCTTGAGAAGCAACGCCTGCTAAAGGTTATCGAAACTGCAGCAGACGTTTACAAAAACCGCGCTAAAAAGATCCCAACCTCAAAACTGAACGACGTGATGCTGCCTATCATCGAGCATTATCCACCACCGGCACTTAAAGGCAAGCACGTAAAAATTAAGTACGTTACGCAAATTAACGGCACATCGCCCATGTTTGCCTTCTTTTGTAACCTGCCTCAGTATATTAAAGAGCCATACAAGCGTTATATCGAAAATCAGCTGCGCGAAAACTTTGATTTTTCAGGTGTACCGATACAAATATTTTTCCGTCAGAAATAA
- the istB gene encoding IS21-like element helper ATPase IstB produces the protein MNQDTLDKLRKMKFFGMFHAFKSSVETGKTNDYTADELLGHLVDAEWDDRQNRRIERTILYAKFRYKAAIEDVHYHAERSIDRNQIMRLAECTFIDRFENILVTGSTGIGKSYVASAIGHQACIQGYRVFYASTPKLFAKLKMAKADGSYIKEIAKLERTQLLILDDFGIQPFDAQSRAALLEIIEDRHGKTSLIITSQLPVSKWFEVIGEKTIADAILDRIVHDAHRIELKGESMRRKRTPITANNLE, from the coding sequence ATGAATCAAGACACCTTAGACAAACTGCGGAAGATGAAGTTCTTCGGCATGTTCCATGCTTTCAAAAGCAGCGTGGAAACCGGTAAAACGAATGATTATACAGCAGATGAACTGCTGGGCCACCTGGTAGATGCCGAATGGGACGACCGCCAGAACAGGCGCATTGAGCGCACGATCCTATATGCCAAGTTCCGCTATAAAGCCGCTATAGAGGACGTTCACTACCATGCTGAACGAAGTATCGACCGCAACCAGATCATGCGCTTGGCCGAATGTACGTTCATTGACCGCTTTGAAAACATCCTGGTCACTGGCAGCACCGGTATCGGCAAAAGCTACGTGGCTTCAGCTATTGGCCATCAGGCCTGTATCCAGGGCTACCGGGTGTTCTATGCCAGCACGCCCAAGCTGTTTGCCAAACTCAAAATGGCTAAGGCTGATGGCTCGTATATCAAGGAGATCGCTAAACTGGAAAGGACACAACTGCTTATACTGGACGACTTTGGGATACAGCCTTTTGATGCCCAGAGCAGGGCCGCCCTGCTGGAGATCATCGAGGACCGGCACGGTAAGACCTCGCTGATCATTACCTCTCAGCTGCCGGTAAGCAAGTGGTTTGAAGTGATTGGTGAAAAGACAATTGCTGATGCTATCCTGGACCGGATCGTTCACGATGCACACCGGATAGAATTGAAAGGAGAATCGATGAGAAGAAAGCGTACACCAATAACGGCAAACAACCTTGAATAA
- the era gene encoding GTPase Era — protein sequence MSHRAGFVSIIGKPNAGKSTLMNAFVGEKMSIITPKAQTTRHRILGMVNTDDYQIVFSDTPGVIKPHYALQESMMHQVSGSIVDADLILLVTDINETHDENEVLEKLQGSLAPLAVLINKIDKSDEETVKAKVEYWQQKLNPKAIFAVSALMDHNVRGVMDFVIENLPEHPPYYEKDFLTDRNDRFFASEMIREQVFKQYKKEIPYSTEVIITEFLEEDIYRISAEIIVERDSQKNIIIGKNGEMLKIVGTYARRSMEEFFQRKVFLQMFVKVIGDWRSKKNYLKKFGYED from the coding sequence ATGAGTCATCGGGCAGGTTTTGTGAGCATTATTGGTAAACCCAACGCAGGGAAATCAACCCTGATGAATGCGTTTGTGGGCGAAAAGATGTCAATCATTACTCCTAAGGCTCAAACTACAAGGCATCGTATACTGGGTATGGTGAATACCGACGATTATCAGATCGTGTTTTCGGATACCCCCGGTGTAATTAAACCGCATTATGCCCTGCAAGAAAGCATGATGCACCAGGTATCGGGCTCCATAGTGGATGCCGACCTGATTTTGCTGGTTACCGACATTAACGAAACGCACGACGAAAACGAAGTACTCGAAAAGCTGCAAGGTTCGCTGGCTCCGTTGGCTGTTTTAATTAATAAGATCGACAAAAGCGACGAGGAAACGGTAAAGGCTAAAGTAGAATACTGGCAACAAAAGCTAAATCCTAAGGCTATATTTGCAGTATCGGCCCTAATGGATCATAACGTACGCGGGGTAATGGACTTTGTGATAGAAAACTTGCCAGAGCACCCGCCTTATTATGAAAAGGACTTTTTAACTGATCGTAACGACCGCTTTTTTGCCTCAGAGATGATACGCGAGCAGGTATTTAAGCAGTATAAAAAAGAGATACCTTACAGTACCGAGGTTATTATTACCGAGTTTTTAGAGGAGGATATATACCGCATCAGCGCCGAAATTATTGTAGAGCGCGACTCGCAAAAGAATATCATTATCGGCAAAAACGGTGAAATGCTTAAAATTGTTGGCACTTATGCCCGCCGCAGCATGGAAGAGTTCTTCCAACGTAAGGTATTCCTCCAAATGTTTGTTAAGGTAATAGGCGACTGGCGCAGCAAGAAAAACTACCTGAAGAAATTTGGGTACGAAGACTAA